The following proteins are co-located in the Arctopsyche grandis isolate Sample6627 chromosome 3, ASM5162203v2, whole genome shotgun sequence genome:
- the LOC143910010 gene encoding long-chain-fatty-acid--CoA ligase 6 isoform X2 produces MACCGCCNSAPPITPPIDMNNQTDFIKGPEMIRVSKFYKEAKNGKFLSYFHEDTKTLYEGFRRGAKESNNGPCIGWREGPGKPYIWANYNETLLRAKNFGSGLVAHGLSPGTQTFVGIYAQNCPEWVITEQAVYCHSMVLVPLYDTLGPDSCSFIINQADISIVVCEDDKKANLLLDKSPKSLRKLVVVKEVRPATYQRAKNRGVDIVKFTDVELLGAQKDYPQTPPKAQDLCTVCYTSGTTGNPKGVMLTHENVMAALCSVMAQLGPHKPNKTDVLLSFLPLAHMLERCCENAVYMVGGAVGFFGGDIKNLADDMRALRPTVFPAVPRLLNRLFDRAQQEISGSCLKRTLFNMAMSAKESELKRGIVRKNSLWDKLVFRKIQEGMGGRLRLMVVGSAPLAGNVLTFARCALGCLIVEGYGQTECTAPVTLTVQGDHVPEHVGPPVPCNHIKLVDVPEMEYYATQGQGEICVKGSNVFKGYYKDPEKTRETIDSEGWHHTGDVGQWLPNGTLKIIDRRKHIFKLSQGEYIVPEKIENIYIRSQYVEQVFVYGESLKSCIVAIVVPDVDVVKCWALENKIPGTLSVLCNNPEVKQLILQDMVAWGKEAGLSSFEQIKDIYLHPDPFSVQNGLLTPTFKSKRPQIKSYFKPQLEDMYKILM; encoded by the exons GGTCCGGAGATGATCCGAGTCTCGAAGTTCTACAAAGAAGCCAAGAATGGAAAGTTCCTGAGCTACTTCCACGAAGACACGAAGACACTCTACGAAGGATTCAGACGAGGCGCCAAAGAATCAA ATAATGGACCTTGCATCGGATGGCGAGAAGGCCCCGGCAAACCATACATTTGGGCCAACTATAACGAAACCCTTTTGAGGGCCAAGAACTTCGGTTCTGGACTCGTCGCCCATGGATTAAGTCCCGGAACGCAAACGTTCGTCG gTATATATGCCCAGAATTGTCCGGAATGGGTTATCACGGAGCAAGCTGTCTATTGTCATTCCATGGTTTTAGTTCCTCTGTATGATACTTTGGGACCGGACTCGTGCTCTTTTATTATTAATCAAG CGGACATTTCAATTGTCGTCTGCGAGGACGACAAGAAGGCAAACCTGCTCCTCGACAAATCGCCAAAGAGTCTGCGCAAGTTGGTTGTCGTCAAAGAAGTGAGGCCGGCGACATACCAGCGGGCGAAGAACCGCGGCGTGGACATCGTCAAGTTCACCGATGTCGAGCTGCTCGGAGCCCAAAAAGACTATCCGCAAACG CCTCCTAAAGCTCAAGATCTGTGCACCGTCTGCTACACGTCAGGCACAACCGGCAATCCCAAAGGTGTGATGTTGACCCATGAGAATGTCATGGCGGCGCTGTGCAGTGTCATGGCCCAGCTCGGTCCGCACAAACCGAACAAAACCGACGTTCTGTTGTCGTTCTTACCTTTGGCTCACATGCTTgaaaggtgttgtgag AATGCTGTTTATATGGTCGGAGGTGCTGTGGGTTTCTTCGGAGGGGATATTAAGAATTTAGCTGATGATATGAGAGCGTTGCGACCGACAGTGTTCCCAGCAGTGCCACGGCTTTTGAACCGTCTCTTTGATAGAGCACAACAAGAGATTTCAGGGTCGTGTCTGAAACGGACACTCTTCAATATGGCTATGTCGGCCAAAGAATCGGAATTAAAACG CGGAATCGTTCGTAAAAACTCCCTATGGGACAAATTAGTCTTCAGAAAAATCCAGGAAGGTATGGGAGGGCGGCTTCGTCTCATGGTAGTCGGCAGTGCACCGCTCGCCGGAAACGTTCTGACGTTTGCCAGATGTGCCCTCGGATGCTTG ATAGTCGAAGGCTACGGACAGACTGAATGCACGGCTCCCGTCACTCTGACAGTTCAGGGTGATCACGTTCCCGAACACGTTGGTCCACCGGTTCCCTGCAACCACATCAAA tTGGTCGATGTACCCGAAATGGAATATTATGCGACTCAAGGTCAAGGTGAAATTTGTGTCAAGGGCAGCAATGTCTTCAAGGGATATTATAAGGATCCTGAAAAGACGCGTGAAACTATTGATAGTGAAGGTTGGCATCACACCGGTGATGTAGGACAATGGCTACCG AACGGTACTCTAAAAATCATCGACAGAAGGAAGCACATCTTCAAGCTATCCCAAGGTGAATACATCGTGCCAGAGAAGatcgaaaatatctacataagAAGTCAATACGTCGAGCAAGTGTTCGTATACGGCGAGTCTTTGAAA TCTTGCATAGTGGCCATCGTCGTTCCTGACGTTGACGTGGTCAAGTGCTGGGCGTTAGAAAACAAGATTCCCGGCACGCTGTCGGTGTTGTGCAACAATCCCGAAGTGAAGCAGCTCATCCTACAGGACATGGTCGCTTGGGGAAAGGAAGCCGGACTTTCCAGCTTCGAACAG ATCAAGGACATTTACCTTCATCCGGATCCATTCTCCGTGCAGAACGGTTTGCTCACGCCGACATTCAAATCCAAACGACCCCAAATCAAATCCTATTTCAAACCGCAATTGGAAGACATGTACAAAATCTTAATGTAA
- the LOC143910010 gene encoding long-chain-fatty-acid--CoA ligase 5 isoform X1: MQNMWKCMEDLDQYLTYVGGPAGALALTGVAAASAFYLASRPSPEAPLVPLDGQSILQNKDTPSGPEMIRVSKFYKEAKNGKFLSYFHEDTKTLYEGFRRGAKESNNGPCIGWREGPGKPYIWANYNETLLRAKNFGSGLVAHGLSPGTQTFVGIYAQNCPEWVITEQAVYCHSMVLVPLYDTLGPDSCSFIINQADISIVVCEDDKKANLLLDKSPKSLRKLVVVKEVRPATYQRAKNRGVDIVKFTDVELLGAQKDYPQTPPKAQDLCTVCYTSGTTGNPKGVMLTHENVMAALCSVMAQLGPHKPNKTDVLLSFLPLAHMLERCCENAVYMVGGAVGFFGGDIKNLADDMRALRPTVFPAVPRLLNRLFDRAQQEISGSCLKRTLFNMAMSAKESELKRGIVRKNSLWDKLVFRKIQEGMGGRLRLMVVGSAPLAGNVLTFARCALGCLIVEGYGQTECTAPVTLTVQGDHVPEHVGPPVPCNHIKLVDVPEMEYYATQGQGEICVKGSNVFKGYYKDPEKTRETIDSEGWHHTGDVGQWLPNGTLKIIDRRKHIFKLSQGEYIVPEKIENIYIRSQYVEQVFVYGESLKSCIVAIVVPDVDVVKCWALENKIPGTLSVLCNNPEVKQLILQDMVAWGKEAGLSSFEQIKDIYLHPDPFSVQNGLLTPTFKSKRPQIKSYFKPQLEDMYKILM, encoded by the exons GGTCCGGAGATGATCCGAGTCTCGAAGTTCTACAAAGAAGCCAAGAATGGAAAGTTCCTGAGCTACTTCCACGAAGACACGAAGACACTCTACGAAGGATTCAGACGAGGCGCCAAAGAATCAA ATAATGGACCTTGCATCGGATGGCGAGAAGGCCCCGGCAAACCATACATTTGGGCCAACTATAACGAAACCCTTTTGAGGGCCAAGAACTTCGGTTCTGGACTCGTCGCCCATGGATTAAGTCCCGGAACGCAAACGTTCGTCG gTATATATGCCCAGAATTGTCCGGAATGGGTTATCACGGAGCAAGCTGTCTATTGTCATTCCATGGTTTTAGTTCCTCTGTATGATACTTTGGGACCGGACTCGTGCTCTTTTATTATTAATCAAG CGGACATTTCAATTGTCGTCTGCGAGGACGACAAGAAGGCAAACCTGCTCCTCGACAAATCGCCAAAGAGTCTGCGCAAGTTGGTTGTCGTCAAAGAAGTGAGGCCGGCGACATACCAGCGGGCGAAGAACCGCGGCGTGGACATCGTCAAGTTCACCGATGTCGAGCTGCTCGGAGCCCAAAAAGACTATCCGCAAACG CCTCCTAAAGCTCAAGATCTGTGCACCGTCTGCTACACGTCAGGCACAACCGGCAATCCCAAAGGTGTGATGTTGACCCATGAGAATGTCATGGCGGCGCTGTGCAGTGTCATGGCCCAGCTCGGTCCGCACAAACCGAACAAAACCGACGTTCTGTTGTCGTTCTTACCTTTGGCTCACATGCTTgaaaggtgttgtgag AATGCTGTTTATATGGTCGGAGGTGCTGTGGGTTTCTTCGGAGGGGATATTAAGAATTTAGCTGATGATATGAGAGCGTTGCGACCGACAGTGTTCCCAGCAGTGCCACGGCTTTTGAACCGTCTCTTTGATAGAGCACAACAAGAGATTTCAGGGTCGTGTCTGAAACGGACACTCTTCAATATGGCTATGTCGGCCAAAGAATCGGAATTAAAACG CGGAATCGTTCGTAAAAACTCCCTATGGGACAAATTAGTCTTCAGAAAAATCCAGGAAGGTATGGGAGGGCGGCTTCGTCTCATGGTAGTCGGCAGTGCACCGCTCGCCGGAAACGTTCTGACGTTTGCCAGATGTGCCCTCGGATGCTTG ATAGTCGAAGGCTACGGACAGACTGAATGCACGGCTCCCGTCACTCTGACAGTTCAGGGTGATCACGTTCCCGAACACGTTGGTCCACCGGTTCCCTGCAACCACATCAAA tTGGTCGATGTACCCGAAATGGAATATTATGCGACTCAAGGTCAAGGTGAAATTTGTGTCAAGGGCAGCAATGTCTTCAAGGGATATTATAAGGATCCTGAAAAGACGCGTGAAACTATTGATAGTGAAGGTTGGCATCACACCGGTGATGTAGGACAATGGCTACCG AACGGTACTCTAAAAATCATCGACAGAAGGAAGCACATCTTCAAGCTATCCCAAGGTGAATACATCGTGCCAGAGAAGatcgaaaatatctacataagAAGTCAATACGTCGAGCAAGTGTTCGTATACGGCGAGTCTTTGAAA TCTTGCATAGTGGCCATCGTCGTTCCTGACGTTGACGTGGTCAAGTGCTGGGCGTTAGAAAACAAGATTCCCGGCACGCTGTCGGTGTTGTGCAACAATCCCGAAGTGAAGCAGCTCATCCTACAGGACATGGTCGCTTGGGGAAAGGAAGCCGGACTTTCCAGCTTCGAACAG ATCAAGGACATTTACCTTCATCCGGATCCATTCTCCGTGCAGAACGGTTTGCTCACGCCGACATTCAAATCCAAACGACCCCAAATCAAATCCTATTTCAAACCGCAATTGGAAGACATGTACAAAATCTTAATGTAA